In a single window of the Litorilituus sediminis genome:
- a CDS encoding substrate-binding domain-containing protein: MVAGINGHFGSESKLRSNGLVEMVEQEQAQLTQIVHANWSRDNAFDKAVKLLKRYPDLSVIWCASDTMALGVIDAVKSLGMLPSKDVFVGGFDWINSALISIEQGELTASVGGHYIMGAIAVIAAYHDHQQIKHSTILNKVSYSFALDLLSQANIQAKLALVQNLSYDKIYFTQLAELFINTNKASHLPLLEKLELSLKSQH; the protein is encoded by the coding sequence GTGGTCGCTGGAATAAATGGTCACTTTGGCTCTGAGTCGAAATTAAGAAGCAATGGTTTAGTTGAAATGGTTGAGCAAGAGCAAGCACAACTGACTCAAATCGTTCACGCCAATTGGTCAAGAGACAATGCCTTTGATAAAGCGGTAAAACTACTCAAGCGTTACCCTGATCTTTCAGTGATATGGTGTGCCTCTGACACCATGGCGCTGGGCGTTATTGATGCCGTAAAATCACTCGGCATGCTGCCTTCAAAGGATGTTTTCGTAGGTGGCTTTGATTGGATAAACAGCGCCCTTATCAGCATTGAGCAAGGTGAACTCACAGCCAGCGTAGGTGGTCACTATATTATGGGCGCTATTGCCGTAATTGCTGCTTACCATGATCACCAACAAATAAAGCATTCCACTATCTTAAACAAGGTAAGCTATAGCTTTGCACTCGATTTATTAAGCCAAGCCAATATTCAAGCTAAGCTAGCTTTGGTGCAAAACTTATCCTATGACAAGATATACTTCACGCAATTAGCTGAGCTGTTTATCAATACAAATAAAGCAAGTCATTTACCTCTATTAGAAAAACTAGAACTATCACTAAAGTCTCAGCACTAG
- the mnmC gene encoding bifunctional tRNA (5-methylaminomethyl-2-thiouridine)(34)-methyltransferase MnmD/FAD-dependent 5-carboxymethylaminomethyl-2-thiouridine(34) oxidoreductase MnmC, with product MSENNQPKNSNNNHVSSQLSFQSDGAPYCLRFNDIYFDSNSGYQQSSDIFITANNIFQRFLTAKKTITIAETGFGTGLNFLLTLQAYQNATEQAEHALGEVHFISVEKYPLTKAQLSQSLSILPQLSALTELLVSQYPSGDASQFGESFHAEFFNGKVKLTILFDDASTALENLYQAKVKNSKSFAGLIDIWYLDGFSPAKNPDMWSDELFQAIANLSKEQATLTTFTVAGFVKRKLQSVGFRLEKVASQGKKKEILRAVFQPTPKSKGYQQRPIITKPQHVSIIGGGIASACLALALTKQGVKVTVYCKDDAIAQGGSSNAIGALYPLLHQSADDISLFYQQAFWHAKDLYNSVYQQGYEFDHNWCGLLEVSYKQALISRQQAFEQLNAWPSELIHSVNVAQASKVANVSLEHGGLFMPNAGWAAPQQLVQQIFLAATQSGRLKVKTNTHITKITKVSDKQKTSWLLDSNKGELKASVLVICGGAEALTLEHSKALPLSATRGQVTSMQTNSKIDSLSTVICHKGYLTPENKGIHCIGATFDKNNTSTLASPEDDKYNLAMLSKCLPNLANNIAWQESDIHGSKARLRCMSQDHLPVVGPMPDIQAHIETYPHLAKDKNWRYQEAAPTIDNLYVMLGLGARGLCSAPLAADILSADICNNPYPVDSKMLFNLSPNRFVIRDIIKRKIAIT from the coding sequence TTGTCTGAAAATAATCAACCAAAAAACAGCAATAATAATCATGTATCTAGCCAATTAAGCTTTCAATCAGACGGCGCTCCTTATTGTTTACGCTTTAATGATATCTACTTTGATAGCAACTCAGGTTACCAGCAAAGTAGTGACATTTTTATTACAGCCAATAATATTTTTCAGCGTTTTTTAACCGCTAAAAAAACTATTACCATTGCAGAAACCGGCTTTGGCACAGGGCTAAATTTCCTATTGACCTTACAAGCGTACCAAAATGCAACTGAGCAGGCAGAACATGCCTTAGGCGAAGTACATTTTATTAGTGTCGAGAAATACCCGCTTACTAAAGCACAATTAAGTCAATCATTAAGTATCTTGCCTCAACTAAGTGCACTTACTGAATTACTCGTGTCTCAATACCCTAGTGGCGATGCCAGCCAATTTGGCGAGTCGTTTCATGCCGAGTTTTTTAATGGCAAAGTAAAACTGACCATTCTCTTTGACGATGCCAGCACGGCGTTAGAAAACCTCTATCAAGCTAAGGTAAAAAATAGCAAGTCCTTCGCTGGCCTTATTGATATTTGGTATCTTGATGGCTTCTCCCCTGCCAAAAATCCAGACATGTGGAGTGATGAGCTATTCCAAGCAATAGCAAACTTAAGTAAGGAACAAGCAACATTAACCACGTTTACCGTAGCTGGCTTTGTTAAAAGAAAATTACAATCTGTTGGTTTTAGGCTGGAAAAAGTTGCTAGCCAAGGTAAAAAGAAAGAAATATTACGCGCAGTTTTTCAACCAACGCCTAAGTCAAAAGGCTATCAACAAAGACCAATAATTACGAAACCACAACATGTTAGCATTATTGGTGGTGGTATTGCCTCAGCGTGCTTAGCCTTGGCACTAACAAAACAAGGCGTTAAGGTTACTGTGTACTGTAAAGATGACGCCATTGCCCAGGGCGGCTCAAGTAATGCTATCGGCGCTTTATATCCGCTATTACACCAAAGTGCCGACGATATTAGCTTATTTTACCAACAAGCGTTTTGGCACGCCAAAGATCTATACAATAGTGTTTATCAGCAAGGCTATGAGTTTGACCATAATTGGTGCGGCTTACTTGAAGTGTCATATAAGCAAGCATTAATAAGCAGACAGCAAGCGTTTGAACAATTAAATGCTTGGCCATCTGAGCTTATTCATAGTGTCAATGTAGCGCAAGCATCTAAAGTTGCCAACGTATCACTTGAACACGGCGGATTATTTATGCCAAACGCTGGTTGGGCTGCACCTCAGCAATTAGTACAGCAAATATTTTTAGCGGCAACACAAAGCGGCCGATTAAAAGTAAAAACCAATACACATATTACTAAAATTACCAAAGTTAGCGATAAACAAAAAACAAGTTGGCTGCTTGATAGCAATAAAGGAGAGCTAAAAGCAAGTGTACTTGTAATTTGTGGTGGCGCAGAGGCTTTAACACTCGAGCATAGCAAAGCTCTGCCGCTGAGTGCGACTCGTGGTCAAGTAACTAGCATGCAGACCAATAGCAAGATTGACTCTCTCTCTACTGTAATTTGCCATAAAGGTTACCTAACCCCTGAAAATAAAGGCATTCATTGTATCGGAGCCACTTTCGATAAAAATAACACCAGTACACTCGCCAGCCCAGAAGATGATAAATACAATTTGGCCATGTTAAGCAAATGCCTACCAAATTTAGCGAATAACATTGCTTGGCAAGAAAGTGATATTCATGGCAGCAAAGCCAGATTACGCTGCATGTCTCAAGATCATCTGCCGGTTGTTGGTCCTATGCCTGATATTCAAGCACATATTGAAACCTACCCACATTTGGCGAAAGATAAAAACTGGCGTTATCAAGAAGCGGCCCCAACAATTGACAACCTCTATGTTATGTTAGGGCTTGGGGCGCGAGGCCTGTGCTCAGCTCCATTAGCGGCTGATATCCTTAGCGCAGATATTTGCAACAATCCATACCCAGTTGATAGCAAAATGCTATTTAATTTAAGTCCGAATCGCTTTGTAATTAGAGATATTATTAAAAGAAAAATAGCCATAACATAA
- the fabB gene encoding beta-ketoacyl-ACP synthase I has translation MKRVVITGIGIVSSIGNNADEVLASLKAGKSGISRSESFEEQGLRSQVWGKPALETKDHIDRKALRFMGDAAGYAYIAMEQAIADSKLTKEQVSDYRTGIVAGSGGASSANIVASTDTLRNRGIRRVGPYAVPKTMGSTCSACLATPFEIKGVNYSISSACATSAHCIGHAMELIQLGKQDVVFAGGGEEVDWSLAMMFDGMGALSTKYNDNPELASRTYDADRDGFVISGGGGMVVVEELEHALARGAHIYAEIVGYGATSDGYDMVAPSGEGAVRCMQQAMQGVEGKIDYLNTHGTSTPVGDVKELGAIQELFGEDSPAISATKAMTGHALGAAGVHEAIYSILMMENNFVAPSINVDNLDEQAQGLDIVTEKRDTELNLIMSNSFGFGGTNATLVMKKYK, from the coding sequence ATGAAACGTGTAGTGATCACAGGTATTGGTATTGTATCAAGTATTGGTAACAATGCAGACGAAGTATTAGCTTCATTAAAAGCAGGTAAGTCAGGGATTTCTCGTTCAGAAAGCTTCGAAGAGCAAGGGTTACGTAGCCAAGTTTGGGGCAAGCCAGCACTTGAAACTAAAGATCATATTGATCGTAAAGCACTGCGTTTTATGGGTGATGCTGCAGGTTACGCATACATAGCTATGGAACAAGCAATTGCAGATTCAAAGCTAACCAAAGAGCAAGTATCAGATTATCGTACTGGTATTGTTGCCGGCTCTGGTGGCGCTTCATCAGCAAATATTGTTGCTTCAACAGACACATTACGTAATCGTGGTATTCGTCGTGTAGGTCCTTATGCAGTACCAAAAACTATGGGCAGTACCTGTTCAGCGTGTTTAGCAACACCGTTTGAAATTAAAGGTGTTAACTATTCAATTAGCTCAGCTTGTGCTACCAGTGCTCACTGTATTGGTCATGCAATGGAGTTAATCCAATTAGGCAAGCAAGATGTTGTTTTTGCCGGTGGTGGTGAAGAGGTTGATTGGTCATTAGCCATGATGTTTGATGGTATGGGCGCATTATCAACTAAGTATAATGATAACCCTGAGCTTGCATCTCGTACATACGATGCAGACCGAGATGGTTTTGTTATCTCTGGCGGTGGCGGTATGGTTGTTGTGGAAGAGCTAGAGCATGCCTTAGCGCGAGGTGCACACATCTATGCAGAAATCGTCGGTTATGGTGCTACATCTGATGGCTATGATATGGTAGCGCCAAGCGGTGAAGGTGCGGTACGTTGTATGCAGCAAGCTATGCAGGGTGTGGAAGGTAAAATTGATTACTTAAATACTCATGGTACTTCAACGCCTGTAGGTGACGTGAAAGAGCTAGGTGCTATTCAAGAGCTATTTGGCGAAGACTCACCTGCGATTAGCGCAACAAAAGCGATGACTGGTCACGCTCTAGGTGCTGCTGGTGTTCATGAAGCCATTTACTCTATTTTGATGATGGAGAATAACTTTGTTGCACCATCAATTAATGTTGATAATTTAGATGAGCAAGCACAAGGTTTAGATATTGTTACTGAAAAACGCGATACCGAATTAAACTTGATTATGTCTAACAGTTTCGGTTTTGGTGGCACAAACGCAACCTTAGTGATGAAAAAGTATAAATAA
- a CDS encoding IS4 family transposase — translation MRFESELATAFSSCNTFHTFEKYAELLSPELIKQGFKQAGVATIRKRRLPLETVLWSIIGMALYRQKSVWDIATQMDIMLPDKKPLVAPSALVQARQRLGADAVKEVFKVMAQHGYESNQFETWAGLNLLAVDGVVWRVADTAENHKVFETQSNQHRENIYPQIRMVCHMEITSHQLINSVFSGYRTNEMKLAEGLIETTPDNTLTIFDKGYYSLGLLNRWHQAGEQRHWMIPARKDLNYDVIQSLGKNDKRIRLTTTPQARKKFNDLPEHIEARLVSKKIKGKEYRILTSMVDPIRFPSEEMVELYRYRWEIELGYREMKQSLLNSAYTLRSKRPDMIEQELWGLLLCYNLIRQGMTAAARKLNSTWPNQLSFTSCSMAITQFFATLPLSSPGNIPKHYEALLTQMTYFKLPERREERQYPRWVKAKPQRYPRNTKNANQLN, via the coding sequence ATGCGCTTTGAAAGTGAACTTGCTACAGCCTTTAGTTCTTGTAATACCTTCCACACCTTTGAGAAATACGCAGAGTTGCTCTCCCCTGAGTTGATTAAACAAGGCTTTAAACAAGCTGGCGTCGCCACAATTAGAAAAAGGCGCCTACCACTTGAAACCGTGCTTTGGTCAATTATCGGTATGGCACTATATCGTCAGAAGTCGGTTTGGGATATAGCCACTCAGATGGATATCATGTTGCCTGATAAAAAGCCATTAGTGGCACCAAGCGCACTGGTTCAAGCAAGACAAAGGTTAGGCGCAGATGCCGTTAAAGAAGTGTTTAAAGTGATGGCACAGCATGGTTATGAATCGAACCAGTTTGAAACATGGGCGGGCTTGAACCTGCTAGCCGTTGATGGTGTCGTATGGCGAGTCGCCGATACTGCTGAAAACCACAAAGTATTTGAAACGCAAAGTAACCAGCATAGAGAAAATATTTATCCTCAAATCCGTATGGTTTGTCACATGGAAATTACGAGCCACCAGCTAATCAACAGCGTATTTTCAGGTTACCGAACTAATGAAATGAAATTAGCAGAAGGGCTAATAGAAACGACACCAGATAATACATTAACTATCTTCGATAAAGGCTATTACTCGCTTGGTTTGCTCAATCGATGGCATCAAGCAGGAGAACAAAGACACTGGATGATACCAGCTCGTAAAGACTTAAATTACGATGTCATCCAGAGTTTGGGCAAGAATGATAAACGTATTCGGTTAACAACAACGCCTCAAGCTCGTAAAAAATTTAATGACCTACCAGAACATATTGAAGCCAGATTAGTGAGTAAAAAAATTAAAGGTAAAGAGTACCGTATTCTGACCTCAATGGTCGACCCAATACGCTTTCCAAGCGAAGAAATGGTTGAGTTATACCGGTATCGCTGGGAAATAGAATTAGGCTATCGAGAGATGAAACAATCGCTACTTAACAGCGCTTATACTTTAAGAAGCAAGCGACCAGATATGATTGAACAGGAGTTATGGGGACTCCTTCTGTGCTACAACTTGATAAGGCAAGGGATGACAGCGGCAGCAAGAAAGCTTAATAGCACTTGGCCTAATCAGCTTAGCTTCACGAGTTGCTCAATGGCAATTACTCAGTTCTTTGCCACATTGCCTCTGTCTAGCCCTGGCAATATTCCCAAACACTATGAAGCTTTACTGACACAAATGACTTATTTTAAATTACCAGAGCGGCGTGAAGAGAGGCAATACCCAAGGTGGGTTAAGGCAAAACCCCAAAGGTATCCAAGGAATACAAAAAATGCCAATCAGCTTAACTGA